From Pelosinus fermentans DSM 17108, the proteins below share one genomic window:
- a CDS encoding 4Fe-4S dicluster domain-containing protein yields the protein MLQLTEVVKIRRQVLSKIAKLTFDGELDKDNIVDILDNIVTEDGPRYRCCVHKERAVLKDRVRFIMSQPLNMGIAEAAQQALNGEIADMPIINIMPEACDQCPIDTFFITNACRNCVAHNCIASCPKKAISVVQNQAYIDKTRCVECGLCKKSCMYGAIVEITRPCERACDIGAIKADKERRAVINYEKCVQCGGCKVACPFGAITEQSFIVHIIQQIKAGKRVYGILAPAFISQFGMKVKPSQVIAAIKEVGFYDVQEVSFGADIVTLEEAKEFTGTVPEKHSFMTTSCCPAFVGMVDKHLPELKEHVSTTVSPMVASAKVIKDADPEGVIVFIGPCLAKKVEARKYPDLIDYVLTFEEMDGLFSGAGIIPADIPEIEFTSTASRDGNAFARAGGVVQAVIDAAGTIAPDVVVRPHRADGLQNCKAALLQMKAGKIDANFFEGMACSGGCVGGPGILIDTRISSKMVDKFADSSSMITALENQEAIDKSKKNLHWHNK from the coding sequence ATGTTACAATTAACAGAAGTAGTAAAGATTAGACGCCAAGTTTTATCGAAAATCGCTAAACTTACCTTTGATGGTGAACTCGATAAAGATAATATTGTTGATATTTTAGATAATATTGTTACGGAAGATGGTCCAAGATATCGATGTTGTGTGCATAAAGAGCGTGCAGTTTTGAAAGACAGAGTTAGATTTATTATGTCACAGCCTTTGAATATGGGGATAGCAGAAGCAGCTCAGCAGGCTTTAAATGGAGAAATTGCCGATATGCCTATTATTAATATTATGCCTGAAGCATGTGATCAGTGTCCCATTGATACCTTTTTTATAACCAATGCGTGCCGTAATTGTGTTGCTCACAATTGTATTGCAAGTTGTCCTAAAAAGGCTATTAGTGTTGTTCAAAATCAGGCTTATATTGATAAAACCAGATGTGTAGAATGTGGTTTATGTAAAAAATCTTGTATGTATGGAGCTATTGTTGAAATCACACGTCCCTGTGAAAGAGCCTGTGATATTGGTGCGATAAAAGCTGATAAGGAACGACGAGCCGTTATTAATTATGAAAAGTGTGTGCAATGTGGTGGGTGTAAAGTAGCATGTCCTTTTGGTGCAATCACGGAACAAAGCTTTATAGTACACATTATTCAACAGATAAAAGCTGGTAAGCGCGTATATGGTATTTTAGCTCCAGCATTTATTAGTCAATTTGGAATGAAAGTAAAACCAAGCCAAGTAATCGCTGCAATTAAAGAAGTTGGTTTTTATGATGTTCAAGAGGTTTCTTTTGGTGCAGATATTGTAACCTTAGAAGAAGCAAAAGAATTCACTGGGACAGTTCCTGAAAAACATTCCTTCATGACAACATCCTGTTGTCCAGCTTTTGTAGGAATGGTGGATAAACATTTACCAGAATTGAAGGAGCATGTATCTACTACTGTATCACCCATGGTGGCGAGTGCTAAGGTAATTAAAGATGCTGATCCTGAAGGCGTGATTGTTTTTATAGGTCCATGTCTTGCAAAGAAAGTCGAAGCGCGTAAATATCCTGATCTTATTGATTATGTGCTTACCTTTGAAGAAATGGATGGATTATTTTCAGGTGCTGGTATTATACCTGCAGATATTCCTGAAATAGAATTCACCTCAACAGCTTCCCGTGATGGTAACGCATTTGCCAGAGCTGGCGGTGTAGTACAGGCAGTTATTGATGCAGCAGGAACAATTGCTCCGGATGTGGTAGTGAGACCACACCGCGCAGATGGATTACAAAATTGTAAAGCTGCATTACTTCAAATGAAGGCTGGAAAGATTGATGCTAATTTCTTTGAAGGTATGGCTTGTAGTGGTGGATGTGTTGGAGGACCTGGTATTTTGATTGATACACGTATTAGTAGTAAGATGGTTGATAAATTTGCTGATTCATCAAGTATGATTACAGCATTAGAAAATCAAGAGGCGATTGATAAAAGTAAAAAGAATTTACATTGGCATAATAAGTAG
- the tyrS gene encoding tyrosine--tRNA ligase: MTVLDILKERGFIQQLTHEDEIIELFEKEKITFYIGFDPTADSLHVGHFLGMMVMAHMQKAGHRPVCLIGGGTTMVGDPSGKTDMRKMMTQEDIVYNGERFKKQMQRFIDFSEDKALLVNNADWLLKLNYIEFLRDIGAHFSVNRMLTAECFKQRLDKGLSFLEFNYMLMQAYDFLELNRQYNCIMQMGGDDQWSNILAGADLIRRKESKPAYGLTFTLLTTSDGRKMGKTEKGALWLDAEKTSPYTFYQYWRNIDDADVEKCLALLTFMPMDEVRKLGALKDKEINIAKKVLAFEVTKLIHGAEEAEKAQQAAEALFNGAGALDNVPTVSITSNMMGMKVLDVLAATKIVPSKSEGRRLIQQGGLYIGDTKVTDLDLTLTDDLFENKSLLVRKGKKNYHRIIVTL; the protein is encoded by the coding sequence ATGACTGTACTTGATATCCTCAAAGAGCGAGGCTTTATTCAACAACTTACCCATGAAGATGAAATAATCGAGCTTTTCGAAAAAGAAAAAATCACCTTTTATATTGGTTTTGATCCAACCGCTGACAGCTTACATGTCGGTCATTTTCTTGGAATGATGGTAATGGCACACATGCAAAAAGCCGGACATCGTCCAGTCTGCTTAATTGGCGGAGGAACGACGATGGTAGGTGATCCTTCTGGTAAGACTGATATGCGCAAAATGATGACCCAAGAAGATATTGTCTATAACGGCGAACGGTTTAAAAAACAAATGCAGCGCTTCATTGATTTCTCGGAAGACAAAGCATTACTGGTCAATAATGCAGATTGGCTTCTTAAACTGAACTATATCGAATTTTTAAGAGATATTGGCGCACACTTTTCAGTCAATCGTATGCTGACTGCTGAATGTTTTAAACAAAGGCTAGATAAGGGATTATCCTTTCTAGAATTTAATTATATGTTGATGCAGGCCTATGATTTCTTAGAGCTCAACCGTCAGTATAACTGCATTATGCAAATGGGCGGAGATGATCAGTGGTCCAATATCCTGGCTGGAGCGGATCTCATAAGACGTAAAGAAAGCAAACCAGCATACGGATTAACCTTCACCTTGTTAACCACTAGTGATGGGCGGAAAATGGGTAAAACGGAAAAAGGTGCTTTATGGCTGGATGCTGAAAAGACCTCACCTTACACATTTTATCAATACTGGCGTAATATAGATGATGCGGATGTAGAAAAATGTCTAGCACTTCTAACCTTTATGCCAATGGATGAGGTTCGAAAGTTGGGTGCCCTTAAAGATAAAGAAATTAATATTGCAAAAAAAGTACTGGCCTTTGAAGTGACAAAACTCATTCACGGTGCAGAGGAAGCTGAAAAAGCTCAGCAAGCAGCAGAAGCATTATTCAATGGAGCTGGCGCACTAGATAATGTTCCAACCGTATCAATTACTTCTAATATGATGGGCATGAAAGTCCTTGACGTTCTTGCAGCTACTAAAATAGTGCCTTCTAAAAGCGAAGGAAGAAGGTTGATACAGCAAGGTGGTCTTTATATTGGCGACACGAAAGTAACCGACCTGGACTTAACACTCACTGATGATCTATTTGAAAATAAAAGTTTATTAGTTCGTAAAGGTAAAAAAAATTATCACCGCATTATTGTAACCCTTTAA
- the yunB gene encoding sporulation protein YunB, whose protein sequence is MRFSVGKRRRMPFIVLVSILLCTIIIGTFWMMETHLKPTLLAIAETKATFIATQSINQVISDRVNLNIDPQTLMNVTLDSRGRVVLIQPNTMEFNKIAADTTIKVQDKLKEISEEKINIPIGQIFGSQLLASMGPNITVTIIPVGTVQVKVIDKFEQAGINQTRHMIYLIATTQIRIVVPLVSKSISVDTQMPIAEYVVVGDVPNTYVQFPFPFPNNLSENEKHE, encoded by the coding sequence ATGAGATTTTCCGTAGGGAAGAGACGAAGAATGCCATTCATTGTGCTAGTGTCTATTCTACTATGCACCATTATAATAGGCACCTTCTGGATGATGGAAACACATTTAAAACCTACTTTATTGGCTATAGCCGAAACAAAAGCAACTTTCATTGCGACACAATCCATTAACCAGGTGATTAGTGACAGGGTGAACTTAAATATTGATCCGCAAACATTAATGAATGTTACATTAGATAGTCGGGGACGTGTAGTACTTATACAGCCTAATACCATGGAGTTCAATAAAATAGCTGCTGATACTACTATCAAGGTGCAAGATAAATTAAAGGAGATTAGTGAAGAGAAAATTAATATACCAATAGGACAGATTTTCGGAAGTCAATTATTAGCTAGTATGGGGCCTAATATTACTGTTACTATAATTCCTGTAGGTACTGTTCAGGTAAAAGTAATTGACAAATTTGAACAAGCAGGTATTAATCAAACTAGGCATATGATATATCTTATTGCTACTACACAAATTAGAATTGTAGTACCTCTAGTTAGTAAAAGTATAAGTGTAGATACGCAAATGCCAATTGCCGAATATGTTGTTGTCGGGGATGTCCCAAATACATATGTACAATTCCCGTTTCCATTTCCCAATAATCTAAGTGAAAATGAAAAACATGAATAA
- the ruvC gene encoding crossover junction endodeoxyribonuclease RuvC: protein MLALGIDPGTAICGYGIVSLEGSTLRALDYGAIQTSPKMNTEERLVIIHHEIDVLIRKYKPDVVGVEMLFFNKNVRTAITVSQARGVLLLAVAQNSTKLAEFTPLQVKQAVVGYGKATKEQVIYMTQRLLNLPSKPHPDDVADALAIAICTTHCSTMRPELVCNSLVDSNKTNNRASLKKRLGIKCNSENKVWGNKV from the coding sequence ATGTTAGCATTAGGCATTGATCCAGGTACAGCAATTTGTGGATATGGAATTGTAAGTTTAGAAGGAAGTACGCTTCGTGCGTTAGATTATGGTGCTATTCAAACTAGTCCCAAAATGAATACAGAAGAACGTTTAGTAATTATTCATCATGAAATTGATGTACTTATAAGGAAGTATAAACCCGATGTAGTGGGGGTAGAAATGCTATTCTTTAATAAGAATGTACGAACTGCTATAACAGTATCGCAAGCTAGGGGCGTTCTATTACTAGCAGTAGCTCAAAATTCCACTAAATTAGCAGAATTTACACCCTTACAGGTAAAACAGGCAGTCGTAGGATATGGTAAGGCCACTAAAGAGCAAGTCATTTATATGACACAGCGTTTGCTGAATTTACCTTCTAAGCCACATCCTGATGATGTAGCAGATGCTTTAGCAATTGCGATTTGTACTACCCATTGTAGTACTATGAGGCCAGAGCTAGTTTGTAATAGCCTAGTAGACTCAAATAAAACTAATAATCGTGCTTCTTTAAAAAAACGCCTAGGTATAAAATGCAATTCAGAAAATAAAGTGTGGGGAAATAAAGTATGA
- a CDS encoding transglycosylase domain-containing protein produces MNKERSDSPKDGRRSSKNGNSKLTVIILIVFIVMITGAGLGFLTASIHTMPSLKDEIRPAASSQIYDVNGKLINTVHSVENRVPVSINKIPKNLQNAFVAAEDARFYQHIGIDPRGILRAVWSNISDRGVSEGGSTITQQLAKNALLSQERTLKRKIQEAILALQIERQYSKNEILELYLNQIYFGQGAYGVQSASIVYFNKNVEDLTLAECAMLAGIPKSPNYYSPFNNLKAATERQATVLDQMVKYEFIDSSTAVQAKNAKLRLAIRSSQTDTADQTASYFIDYVTQYLIDRYGADAVYKDGLKVYTTLDLDMQEAAEEAMKKLPSIRTDSNGLQQPQGALVAIEPRTGYIKAMVGGRGNDQFNRAVLAERQPGSAFKPFIYLAALEGGMTPSSMIDDSKISFGNWSPMNYDEKFHGSVSLRTALEQSLNVPTVKIANQTGVDKPLYYAQQMGISTLVLQGSVNDRNLAMSLGGLTRGVTPLEIASAYGVLANQGVHVDPITVIKVIDRNGKTLEQVTPKEKAVLNERSAYILTDMLRGVINNGTGAAANIGRPAAGKTGTTSDYKDAWFVGFTPDLVASVWIGYDADGYLNGITGGGLPATIWKSFMQKSLVKIPSRDFIRPNGIVIEPNPTPVLTEQPADGKQPANPLTPDGKNPKTPTQQDDDSRPVDKTLPPPPVKSDKNTAPPPPPKKTTETDKKNNP; encoded by the coding sequence ATGAACAAGGAGCGAAGCGATAGCCCTAAAGATGGCCGTCGTTCTTCTAAAAATGGTAATTCAAAACTAACGGTTATAATTCTAATTGTATTTATTGTAATGATCACAGGTGCTGGACTTGGCTTTTTAACAGCAAGCATTCACACCATGCCAAGTCTGAAAGACGAGATTAGACCTGCTGCATCTTCACAAATTTATGATGTAAATGGGAAATTAATTAATACAGTCCATTCTGTAGAAAATCGCGTTCCCGTTTCTATTAATAAGATCCCTAAAAATTTACAAAACGCCTTCGTAGCTGCTGAAGATGCACGTTTTTATCAACACATAGGTATTGATCCTCGTGGTATTTTAAGGGCAGTCTGGTCAAATATAAGCGATCGAGGCGTTTCTGAAGGCGGCAGTACCATTACGCAGCAATTAGCCAAAAATGCGTTACTGTCCCAAGAACGCACATTAAAACGTAAAATACAAGAAGCAATCCTAGCTCTGCAAATTGAACGTCAATACAGTAAAAATGAAATATTAGAGCTCTATTTAAACCAAATATATTTTGGACAAGGAGCTTACGGAGTGCAATCTGCATCCATTGTTTATTTCAATAAAAATGTTGAAGATTTAACATTAGCAGAATGTGCAATGTTAGCAGGAATCCCCAAAAGTCCAAATTATTATTCACCTTTTAATAACTTAAAAGCTGCAACAGAACGACAAGCTACAGTACTTGACCAAATGGTTAAATATGAATTTATTGATTCGTCAACTGCTGTACAAGCTAAGAATGCCAAACTTCGCTTGGCAATCCGCTCATCCCAAACAGATACTGCAGATCAGACAGCAAGCTATTTTATTGATTATGTTACGCAATATCTGATTGACAGATACGGTGCTGATGCGGTGTATAAAGATGGACTTAAAGTTTATACCACATTAGATCTCGATATGCAGGAAGCGGCGGAAGAAGCCATGAAAAAACTTCCTAGCATACGTACTGATAGTAATGGTTTGCAACAACCACAAGGAGCCCTCGTTGCGATTGAACCGCGTACAGGTTATATCAAAGCAATGGTTGGCGGTCGAGGCAATGACCAATTTAATCGTGCGGTTTTAGCTGAACGTCAGCCTGGTTCAGCATTCAAGCCTTTCATTTACTTAGCTGCTCTAGAAGGAGGAATGACTCCTTCATCTATGATTGACGATAGTAAAATCAGCTTTGGCAATTGGTCTCCGATGAATTATGATGAGAAGTTCCATGGATCGGTTTCCCTGCGTACAGCACTTGAACAATCTCTTAATGTACCAACTGTAAAGATTGCTAATCAGACAGGTGTTGATAAACCATTATATTATGCTCAGCAAATGGGGATTTCCACGCTAGTCTTACAGGGTTCTGTTAATGATCGTAATTTAGCAATGTCTCTCGGAGGTCTTACACGAGGTGTTACACCGCTAGAAATTGCCAGTGCATATGGAGTCTTGGCTAACCAAGGTGTACATGTAGATCCTATAACAGTCATTAAAGTTATTGATCGCAATGGTAAGACGCTAGAGCAAGTCACTCCTAAGGAAAAAGCAGTTTTAAATGAACGTTCAGCATATATTCTTACTGATATGTTACGCGGCGTTATTAATAACGGTACTGGTGCAGCAGCAAACATCGGACGCCCCGCCGCTGGGAAAACAGGTACAACCAGTGATTATAAAGATGCATGGTTTGTTGGTTTTACACCTGATTTGGTAGCTTCAGTATGGATTGGTTATGACGCTGATGGATATTTAAACGGTATAACCGGAGGAGGTCTCCCCGCTACCATTTGGAAATCTTTTATGCAAAAATCTTTAGTAAAAATACCCTCTCGGGATTTCATTCGCCCTAACGGCATCGTAATTGAACCTAACCCAACTCCTGTACTTACGGAACAGCCTGCCGATGGTAAGCAACCTGCAAATCCATTAACACCCGATGGTAAAAATCCGAAAACACCAACTCAACAAGATGATGACTCGCGACCAGTTGATAAAACCCTTCCCCCTCCACCTGTCAAATCTGATAAAAACACTGCCCCACCTCCACCACCGAAAAAAACAACGGAGACAGATAAAAAAAATAATCCTTAA
- the ruvA gene encoding Holliday junction branch migration protein RuvA: protein MIGYVRGTVSHLAVDHCFIDVQGIGYRVFIAQSTRQKITIAAVVSLFTYMYVREDALMLYGFYTQDEYDLFLQLTSISGIGPKVAMGILSAIDPQQFRIAISQKNIGILTKLPGVGKKTAERVILELKDKIGLITEDDLNGDHISGISVSTGDVIEEALQALLALGYNQNEIMPVLKKIEKNGHSVEELLKLALREFVGGNR, encoded by the coding sequence ATGATTGGTTATGTACGTGGAACTGTATCACATTTAGCAGTAGATCATTGTTTTATTGATGTTCAAGGTATTGGATATCGAGTTTTTATAGCACAATCTACTCGTCAAAAAATTACAATCGCTGCAGTAGTGTCTTTATTTACTTATATGTATGTGCGTGAAGATGCGTTGATGTTATATGGTTTTTATACTCAAGATGAGTATGATTTATTTCTGCAATTGACATCCATTTCAGGCATTGGCCCTAAAGTAGCCATGGGAATTTTATCGGCAATTGATCCACAGCAATTTCGTATAGCGATAAGCCAAAAAAATATAGGAATTTTAACTAAGTTGCCAGGAGTTGGTAAAAAAACTGCCGAAAGAGTTATTCTTGAGTTGAAAGATAAGATCGGATTAATTACTGAGGACGATTTAAATGGAGATCATATTTCTGGTATATCAGTATCAACCGGCGATGTGATTGAGGAAGCATTACAAGCGTTGTTGGCGTTAGGATATAATCAAAATGAAATAATGCCTGTTCTTAAAAAAATCGAAAAAAATGGCCATTCGGTGGAAG
- a CDS encoding BofC C-terminal domain-containing protein: protein MLPFAKINKKYALLCVALLLVMGLSAYYMVYRSFSGGENPILLQETEVAKQDSKIKITNDTDIVQKILYLKCNEEEVLKTKPTENLVGLSIYQMQKIYEGWEFEKFDTNEAVMRLKVDGFCREHANNIFIGVKDNHVAVFYGRPGYKPIVKEITAIQVNKLMPHDIEELEKGMVVQSKEELLRTLEGMQSR, encoded by the coding sequence TTGTTACCATTTGCAAAGATTAATAAAAAGTATGCTTTACTTTGTGTAGCTTTATTATTGGTGATGGGTCTTTCAGCATATTATATGGTTTATCGATCTTTTTCTGGTGGAGAGAACCCAATTCTTCTTCAAGAAACTGAGGTTGCTAAACAAGATAGTAAAATTAAAATAACGAATGACACAGATATCGTACAAAAAATTCTATACTTGAAGTGCAATGAAGAAGAAGTTTTAAAAACGAAACCTACCGAAAACTTAGTAGGACTAAGTATTTATCAAATGCAGAAAATCTATGAAGGATGGGAATTTGAGAAATTTGATACCAATGAAGCTGTTATGAGATTAAAAGTTGATGGTTTTTGCCGTGAACATGCTAATAATATCTTCATCGGAGTAAAAGACAACCATGTTGCTGTTTTTTATGGAAGACCAGGCTATAAACCAATTGTGAAGGAGATAACTGCCATCCAGGTTAATAAACTCATGCCGCATGATATTGAAGAATTGGAAAAAGGGATGGTGGTACAATCGAAGGAAGAGTTACTACGAACGTTAGAAGGAATGCAGTCAAGATAA
- a CDS encoding endonuclease MutS2: protein MDISVLKTLEYHKIRAMLADKCSSIMGRELAEELIPSSKLAEVKEKIAETEEARGILDAMSSIPLGGIRDIRTLLKRAEIGSVLAPDELVAVASTLYASRRMKNFFMDMPVALTILLGYAEKINVLRNIENFIENIVNEQGQIRDDASVELLHVRREIRLSQSRIKDKLDGILRSSEYQKYFQDALVTVRNERYVIPIKQEYRNHFPGIIHDQSASGATVFVEPMAVVILNNEIKQLTSAEKNEIERILRSATEQIANVSETIYMNCDMLANIDFAFAKAKLSLTMQATMPIINNKGYVNLRQARHPLIEADVVVPIDIFIGKDFNTLLITGPNTGGKTVTLKTLGLFALMTQAGLYIPVQNGSEIAVFNNIFADIGDEQSIEQSLSTFSAHMTNLVRILNQITSEDLVLIDEIGAGTDPDEGAALAMSILEHLLNIGAKTIATTHYSELKTFAYSRQGIENASVEFDIQTLRPTYRLLIGVPGSSNAFAISKRLGLSDRIIDQASQFIDKDHAEFETVLNALEEQKIAYDKLHEEVIQQEQTLHILREKLATEENVLAAKKHKILAKAQEEAESLLRKTRRETEEIITELKAQFTAKSNSSTRQGIFDKSRKRLRDNLENLNENEEDDNSLPIVTASVLTPGMQVYITTLKQKGTVVSIGINEVIVQLGIMKMNVAITDCRLVSDSVPIKKISKDKNRDKNFMKIQDVARQIDIRGMMVEEAEYALGKYIDDAIVAGLSTVLVIHGKGTGALRKGVRTYLKNHHYVRDISIGELNEGGDGVTVVQL from the coding sequence ATGGATATATCAGTATTAAAAACATTAGAATATCACAAAATACGTGCTATGCTCGCAGATAAATGTAGTTCTATTATGGGGCGTGAACTTGCAGAGGAATTGATACCGTCAAGTAAATTAGCTGAAGTGAAAGAAAAAATAGCAGAAACAGAGGAAGCCAGAGGAATTTTGGATGCAATGTCTAGTATACCTCTTGGTGGTATTCGTGATATTCGCACGTTGTTAAAACGTGCAGAAATAGGTTCTGTACTTGCTCCTGATGAATTGGTAGCTGTAGCAAGTACGTTATACGCATCTCGAAGAATGAAAAATTTTTTTATGGATATGCCTGTAGCATTAACCATTTTGCTTGGTTATGCTGAAAAAATCAATGTATTGCGTAATATTGAAAATTTTATTGAAAACATTGTGAATGAACAAGGACAGATACGTGATGATGCAAGTGTTGAGCTTTTGCATGTACGCAGGGAAATACGATTATCTCAAAGTCGTATTAAAGATAAATTAGATGGTATACTGCGCTCTAGTGAATATCAAAAATATTTTCAGGATGCATTAGTGACTGTGCGCAATGAGCGATATGTTATACCAATTAAACAAGAATATCGCAATCATTTTCCTGGAATCATTCATGATCAATCAGCTAGTGGTGCTACAGTATTTGTTGAACCGATGGCAGTAGTAATTTTAAATAATGAAATTAAACAACTTACGTCTGCCGAAAAAAATGAAATTGAGCGAATTTTAAGATCCGCTACGGAACAAATTGCGAATGTCTCAGAGACTATTTATATGAATTGTGATATGTTAGCAAACATTGATTTTGCTTTTGCGAAGGCAAAACTTAGTTTGACTATGCAGGCGACCATGCCTATTATTAATAATAAAGGATATGTTAATCTGCGTCAGGCTAGACATCCTCTTATTGAGGCTGATGTTGTAGTTCCGATTGATATTTTTATCGGCAAGGATTTTAATACATTGCTCATTACAGGTCCAAATACAGGGGGAAAGACCGTAACGTTAAAGACGTTAGGGTTATTCGCTCTTATGACACAGGCTGGACTCTATATTCCTGTACAAAATGGCTCTGAAATCGCTGTATTCAATAATATTTTTGCCGATATTGGTGATGAGCAAAGTATTGAGCAGAGTCTGAGTACTTTTTCGGCCCATATGACGAATTTAGTGAGAATTTTAAACCAAATAACATCCGAAGATTTAGTATTAATTGATGAAATTGGTGCAGGTACTGACCCGGATGAGGGAGCTGCTTTAGCTATGTCAATATTAGAACATTTACTGAATATTGGTGCTAAAACAATTGCTACAACTCATTATAGTGAATTAAAAACCTTCGCATATTCAAGACAAGGAATCGAAAATGCCAGTGTGGAATTTGATATACAAACATTAAGACCCACATATCGCCTTTTGATTGGTGTTCCCGGAAGCAGTAATGCCTTTGCAATTAGTAAACGTTTGGGATTATCAGATCGTATTATTGACCAAGCTAGCCAATTTATTGATAAAGATCATGCAGAATTTGAAACTGTTTTAAATGCTTTGGAAGAGCAGAAGATCGCTTATGATAAACTCCATGAAGAGGTTATTCAGCAAGAACAAACATTGCATATTTTAAGAGAAAAGCTTGCGACTGAGGAAAATGTATTGGCTGCGAAAAAACATAAAATTTTAGCCAAAGCGCAAGAAGAAGCTGAATCCCTACTGCGAAAGACTCGGCGAGAAACAGAAGAAATTATAACGGAACTAAAAGCGCAGTTTACAGCAAAGAGTAACAGCTCGACAAGACAAGGTATTTTTGACAAAAGTAGAAAACGTCTGCGGGATAATCTAGAAAATCTAAATGAAAATGAAGAAGATGATAATTCGCTGCCTATTGTTACTGCCAGTGTCTTAACACCAGGAATGCAAGTATACATAACTACACTGAAGCAAAAGGGGACTGTAGTATCGATTGGTATAAATGAAGTAATTGTTCAATTGGGCATTATGAAAATGAATGTTGCAATTACTGACTGCCGCTTGGTCAGCGACAGCGTTCCTATTAAAAAGATTTCTAAAGATAAAAATCGTGACAAAAATTTTATGAAAATTCAAGATGTCGCCAGGCAAATTGATATACGAGGTATGATGGTAGAAGAAGCAGAATATGCCTTAGGAAAGTATATTGATGATGCGATAGTAGCAGGGTTAAGTACAGTATTGGTTATTCATGGAAAAGGAACTGGAGCTCTGAGAAAAGGAGTAAGAACATATTTGAAAAATCATCATTATGTCAGAGATATTAGCATTGGTGAATTAAATGAAGGTGGCGATGGAGTTACTGTGGTGCAGTTATAG
- a CDS encoding YbaB/EbfC family nucleoid-associated protein: MWENLGNMMEMVKKIQQNVDNAQDQLKAQRVEVSSGDVIKLTLNGQQELLSIEINPKYLSVDNATLLQDLLVATINNGLTKSRELHQTAMCKLTGDLNLPKIPGLF; encoded by the coding sequence ATGTGGGAAAATTTAGGCAACATGATGGAAATGGTAAAAAAAATTCAACAAAATGTTGATAATGCACAAGATCAGTTAAAAGCACAACGTGTAGAGGTTTCAAGTGGTGATGTAATAAAATTAACCCTTAATGGACAACAAGAATTATTATCAATAGAAATCAATCCAAAATATTTATCTGTTGATAATGCAACATTATTACAAGACTTATTAGTTGCAACCATAAACAACGGACTTACCAAGTCCCGCGAACTGCATCAAACTGCAATGTGCAAATTAACTGGCGATCTCAATCTTCCCAAAATTCCTGGACTATTTTAA
- a CDS encoding YebC/PmpR family DNA-binding transcriptional regulator encodes MSGHSKWANIKHKKGKMDALRGKVTTKIGRELTVAARMGGADPTGNMRLKLALQKAKENNIPKDNIQRAIQKGLGSLDGSNYEELVYEGYGPAGVAVMVEVMTDNRNRTAADVRHLFSKYSGNLGESGCVSWMFDKKGLFIIEKMATIDEEELMMLSLEAGADDFKVEDNEFEITVEPDHFYSFQEVLEKNGIKTSVAEITMIPQTTVALAGDDAARMMKLMDALEEHDDIQEVYANFDIPEDLM; translated from the coding sequence ATGTCAGGACATTCAAAATGGGCTAATATTAAGCATAAAAAAGGTAAAATGGACGCATTGCGTGGTAAAGTTACTACTAAGATTGGTAGAGAACTCACTGTTGCAGCTCGAATGGGTGGAGCTGATCCTACAGGGAATATGCGGTTAAAACTAGCGTTACAAAAAGCCAAAGAAAATAATATTCCTAAGGATAATATTCAACGTGCCATTCAAAAAGGTTTAGGTTCTTTAGATGGCAGTAATTATGAAGAGTTAGTTTATGAAGGCTATGGTCCTGCTGGCGTTGCTGTTATGGTAGAGGTTATGACTGATAATCGTAATCGTACAGCGGCAGATGTGCGTCATCTATTCTCAAAATATAGTGGTAACTTAGGCGAATCAGGTTGTGTGTCTTGGATGTTTGATAAAAAGGGGTTATTTATCATTGAAAAGATGGCAACAATTGATGAAGAAGAGTTAATGATGTTATCACTTGAGGCTGGAGCAGATGATTTTAAAGTAGAGGATAATGAATTTGAAATTACTGTTGAGCCAGACCACTTTTATTCTTTTCAAGAAGTTCTTGAGAAAAATGGTATTAAAACTTCTGTAGCTGAAATTACTATGATACCGCAAACTACCGTAGCATTAGCTGGAGATGACGCTGCTCGAATGATGAAGTTGATGGATGCATTAGAAGAACATGATGATATACAAGAAGTATATGCAAATTTTGATATTCCAGAAGATTTAATGTAA